One region of Paenibacillus polymyxa M1 genomic DNA includes:
- a CDS encoding copper amine oxidase N-terminal domain-containing protein, producing MSMKKWVLSLTAVALLWGGTSTIPTTEAASSTKPIEVLLNAKKIQFPDAKPFQDGNDYVMVPIRFVSEALGAKVGWEKTGGQLAVSIKNDAHAVNMTVGQNTATVDGQTKTYETKIILKQNRTFVPLRLVSEGLGQTVEWDKVSHWVWIGKKEIAALEDTGHQAVSIEPYKKAFTTKSYLLENADGEKYSKVLIFKSSDLPVRLLRDLYSIEPYTNDKGTTYMKMRVRTTSSAGGIFYITNNNEIRYRYPVLDLTSNNGDGTKTLYYPIYSSRDELFDKVKNYKSFKINDIKYIGFDGWSDKYIPLMVNS from the coding sequence ATGAGTATGAAAAAATGGGTGTTGAGTTTGACCGCAGTCGCGTTGCTATGGGGCGGGACAAGTACGATTCCAACGACGGAGGCGGCAAGTAGCACCAAACCAATTGAAGTCTTATTAAATGCAAAAAAAATACAGTTCCCGGATGCCAAACCTTTTCAAGATGGTAACGATTATGTAATGGTTCCAATCCGGTTTGTATCCGAGGCATTGGGTGCTAAGGTGGGCTGGGAGAAAACAGGCGGCCAATTAGCTGTGTCGATAAAAAATGATGCACATGCCGTTAATATGACAGTGGGGCAAAACACCGCTACCGTGGATGGGCAAACCAAAACGTATGAAACGAAGATTATTTTGAAGCAAAACCGTACTTTTGTACCACTGCGGTTAGTGAGTGAGGGTTTGGGACAGACGGTAGAATGGGATAAGGTCAGCCACTGGGTCTGGATTGGGAAGAAGGAAATCGCTGCGTTAGAGGATACAGGGCATCAGGCAGTGAGTATTGAGCCGTATAAAAAGGCGTTTACAACAAAATCGTATCTTTTAGAAAATGCAGATGGCGAAAAATACAGTAAGGTACTAATTTTTAAATCATCTGACTTACCAGTGAGGCTTCTGCGTGATTTATATTCCATTGAGCCGTATACTAACGACAAAGGCACAACATATATGAAAATGAGGGTTAGAACTACTTCTTCAGCAGGTGGAATTTTTTATATCACAAACAATAATGAAATCAGATATCGCTATCCTGTACTTGATCTAACTAGCAACAATGGAGATGGAACAAAAACGTTGTATTACCCTATTTATTCCTCAAGAGATGAATTGTTTGATAAAGTTAAAAATTATAAATCATTCAAAATAAATGATATTAAATATATTGGGTTTGATGGCTGGTCAGATAAATATATCCCGTTGATGGTGAATTCATGA
- a CDS encoding alpha-glucosidase/alpha-galactosidase: MSKITFLGAGSTVFAKNVLGDCMLTPALQGFELALFDIDPVRLKDSENILSNLKKTTGSTCVIRSYTDRKEALRGAAYVVNAIQVGGYDPCTITDFEIPKKYGLRQTIADTVGIGGIFRNLRTIPVMLDFAADMREVCPDALFLNYTNPMAVLTNVMNVHGGVRTVGLCHSVQACIPELFKSLGLEREGVKAKIAGINHMAWLLKVSKDGVDLYPEIKKRAAARQREKHHDMVRFEMMLKFGYYITESSEHNAEYHPYFIKRAYPELIERFNIPLDEYPRRCVSQIERWETMREELLGDQDLRHERSNEYASYIFEAIETNQPFAIGGNVMNTGLITNLPKEACVEVPCLVNRNGVTPTFVGDLPPQCAALNRTNINTQLLTIEAAMTGKKEHIYHAAMLDPHTSAELSMDDIVSLCDDLIAAHGTWLPAYV; the protein is encoded by the coding sequence ATGAGCAAGATTACATTTTTGGGTGCAGGCAGTACGGTGTTTGCTAAAAATGTGCTTGGCGATTGTATGTTGACACCTGCTTTGCAGGGTTTTGAACTGGCGTTGTTCGATATTGACCCTGTTAGGCTGAAGGATTCGGAAAATATTTTATCCAATTTGAAAAAAACAACGGGGAGTACCTGTGTGATCCGCTCCTACACTGACCGCAAGGAAGCACTGCGTGGAGCGGCCTATGTAGTAAATGCCATCCAGGTGGGCGGTTATGATCCGTGTACGATTACAGATTTTGAGATTCCCAAAAAATACGGACTGCGCCAAACGATTGCTGATACGGTTGGTATTGGCGGTATTTTCCGCAATTTAAGAACGATTCCGGTGATGCTCGATTTTGCGGCAGACATGCGCGAGGTGTGCCCGGATGCACTGTTTCTCAACTATACCAATCCGATGGCTGTGTTGACGAACGTGATGAACGTACACGGTGGTGTCCGTACAGTAGGGCTGTGTCATAGCGTACAGGCGTGTATACCCGAGTTGTTCAAAAGCCTCGGCTTGGAGCGGGAAGGTGTAAAGGCAAAGATCGCAGGCATCAATCATATGGCGTGGCTGCTCAAAGTGAGCAAGGATGGGGTGGATTTGTATCCTGAGATTAAAAAACGGGCTGCCGCCAGGCAGCGGGAAAAGCATCATGATATGGTACGCTTTGAAATGATGCTGAAATTCGGCTATTACATTACGGAATCGTCCGAGCATAACGCAGAGTATCATCCGTATTTTATCAAACGGGCATATCCTGAGCTAATTGAACGCTTCAATATTCCTTTGGATGAATACCCGCGCCGCTGCGTGAGCCAGATTGAACGCTGGGAGACAATGCGTGAGGAACTTTTGGGCGATCAGGATCTGCGCCATGAACGGTCGAATGAATATGCTTCTTATATATTTGAGGCAATCGAAACCAATCAGCCCTTTGCCATTGGCGGGAATGTGATGAATACAGGTTTGATTACCAATCTGCCGAAGGAAGCCTGTGTAGAGGTACCTTGTCTAGTCAATCGTAATGGGGTTACACCGACCTTTGTCGGGGATTTGCCGCCTCAATGTGCTGCACTGAACCGGACGAATATTAATACCCAGCTGTTAACGATTGAAGCTGCAATGACGGGAAAAAAAGAACACATTTACCACGCCGCTATGCTGGACCCGCACACCTCGGCTGAATTATCCATGGATGATATCGTTTCTCTGTGCGACGACCTGATTGCAGCGCACGGGACGTGGCTTCCAGCTTATGTGTAA
- a CDS encoding DUF5643 domain-containing protein — MQQTNLKSAFLKRVILTTSAFAILGTGAAIPIYMSPIAAAASNTKPAQAASSNLSLTQDGVTLKLGDVLYDGTRLSFSIEREGKNLPEGVMSLYLPEDAKASKNLKKYMVPEKDQKKGYIKRPEILIDGKEFKSLGMFGDKVSQKNAVEAEYNQLDALPDEFEMTIQVGVTRISKPFEFKVPVKKDGNMVSIKPNKTQKSGDFSYTVKQLDLTSRTTRLVLDSEGQVPASTKQTGKYAPSMMYYDIVDDQGKTLQQRRVGFYHSKPRTKYHIDELYSAIGSKPQYVTIKPYTFTVDPSNWSVVGQGKGADGKYKNGDKTYIKELEMTIPVPAQ, encoded by the coding sequence ATGCAACAGACAAACTTAAAATCTGCATTTCTAAAACGAGTAATACTTACAACATCGGCTTTCGCAATATTGGGAACGGGAGCAGCAATACCAATATATATGTCACCCATTGCAGCAGCCGCTAGTAACACGAAACCCGCACAAGCCGCTTCTTCCAATCTGAGCCTGACGCAAGACGGGGTTACACTGAAGCTTGGCGATGTGTTGTATGATGGCACACGCTTGTCCTTTTCCATCGAACGTGAAGGCAAAAATTTACCTGAGGGAGTCATGAGCCTGTACCTCCCAGAAGATGCCAAGGCCAGTAAAAACCTCAAGAAATATATGGTTCCTGAGAAAGATCAAAAGAAGGGCTATATCAAGAGGCCTGAAATTCTGATCGATGGAAAGGAATTTAAAAGCTTGGGCATGTTCGGAGATAAAGTATCTCAAAAGAACGCCGTAGAAGCTGAATACAATCAGTTGGATGCACTTCCAGACGAGTTTGAAATGACTATCCAGGTAGGAGTTACCAGAATCAGCAAGCCTTTTGAGTTTAAAGTCCCTGTTAAAAAGGACGGTAATATGGTGAGTATCAAGCCAAATAAAACCCAAAAGAGTGGGGATTTCAGTTATACAGTCAAACAGCTCGATCTTACCTCCCGTACAACCCGGCTGGTGCTAGACAGCGAAGGTCAAGTGCCTGCATCTACCAAGCAGACAGGAAAGTACGCTCCATCCATGATGTATTATGACATCGTAGATGATCAGGGGAAAACGCTTCAGCAACGGAGAGTCGGCTTCTATCATAGCAAGCCTAGAACGAAGTATCATATTGATGAGCTGTACAGTGCTATAGGCAGCAAACCCCAATATGTGACGATCAAACCATATACATTTACAGTCGATCCCTCTAATTGGAGTGTTGTCGGTCAAGGCAAGGGAGCCGACGGGAAATATAAAAACGGAGATAAAACATACATTAAGGAACTCGAAATGACCATTCCCGTGCCAGCCCAATAA
- a CDS encoding DUF5704 domain-containing protein → MKKTKHLLIALLVGLLLFFQFPPFSFPTNMVAADTEITPLSYFPDKNNRYFVGMMYFDMWKNTAGEWVTQKKQPNKHMYGEATFTYKFQFPGRKIKSVEASLYEPKINKENLDYKKYFSKSRSDNYEDYRRAISGDSTSNSSKTSNEIRPFQKQGIGTDTTVIPVTVNMLLDAEEPLNIKDESCPTCAKEVEAWRIYQPILFKIELESALIVKHFTTDGKSLNNVFKPIEDELKPNQPYDFTPPTNPKYEYVGYKKSTTGKPPSGDILPGIVPGFTYDGSFEQFTAYLYYKEAQGCPKPGESQEGAPSNCQDNEQPTKGVVCSRPVPGLRLETAELDPVVSAVIKADQRGRERFDVSKGIPTSESLYGHVQAKRYLFQHKFVNMTGQCTYTVNVKREYRLTWRPKKKSRRNETVKRTYTYQIVRPYSYWKIDNLEVYGIKEATLRNYALPNEAITLRPQSYTPPSYIAATQGNFYPLPAPGTVDGGSRSKNGGSSKPSVPDDRSVLKSKAEEAVKEIEVENDTLTFENKIIMNPERVKVNGPKPGVIPSSGAIGADVLYSPNHVIDKHKMNKPNTPSSGDITYAILKGNINGGADKTLPIQGINTVTVHTPVVNLSTVSDDAAHNQKTQPTKGRSALILERPFRVTISTAGPHLNIPGYGDREYAKYVRTKQVRFPFDVYDKGKTHFYPRGTWIDIPVLQLDTDFYLPVWVDEGNYTVEFRTIAENAPDGFTEQHHANTNLAHHVANDVVNIEVIGRMYDFHITDIADYHWERVFRLQKGSPLHSGLSYWTGLGNIDGLPRGNPEPFTLPIRPGSHPFEGYANVAVKTGYHFKFDLKTKGNMFSARDGIRITPSFYWVSKNGRQREEVDLYTHAGSQKFIRVGSAEDREKRYVILNERLRNVPMEEMQNTAAYQYQHGLSEAERSQLTLERYVALYAQRITRSKTWVGRYDWLVLPAAVRTLIGPKTDLPEGVDADRANAAIQRWYGEYSLPADVYAVTKGTDLRNVSRERELNEHTDLFKKTGFIVVRFNLESLRQGDTEHPHLQYINGPLLNQWQLEGYRREIKDPYGHTFHLQDGDIVFYHADQSSRDDFNSFVPH, encoded by the coding sequence ATGAAGAAGACCAAACACCTTCTGATTGCACTTTTGGTGGGGTTACTGTTATTTTTTCAGTTCCCACCATTCTCTTTTCCTACTAACATGGTGGCGGCAGATACAGAAATCACGCCACTCTCTTATTTTCCAGATAAGAACAATCGTTACTTTGTTGGGATGATGTACTTTGATATGTGGAAGAACACCGCTGGGGAATGGGTAACACAAAAAAAACAACCGAATAAACATATGTATGGGGAAGCTACCTTTACGTACAAATTTCAATTTCCAGGTCGTAAAATTAAAAGTGTCGAAGCGAGTTTATATGAACCTAAAATAAATAAAGAGAATCTTGACTATAAAAAGTATTTCTCAAAATCAAGATCCGATAACTATGAAGATTATCGACGAGCTATCAGTGGTGATTCAACGAGCAATAGTAGCAAAACAAGTAATGAAATTCGTCCCTTTCAAAAACAAGGTATTGGTACCGACACTACAGTTATCCCCGTAACCGTAAATATGCTTCTGGATGCGGAAGAACCTTTAAATATTAAAGACGAGTCTTGCCCTACCTGTGCCAAAGAAGTAGAAGCTTGGCGCATTTACCAGCCCATCCTGTTCAAAATCGAACTAGAGAGCGCACTCATCGTCAAGCATTTTACAACTGACGGAAAGTCACTTAACAACGTATTTAAACCAATAGAAGATGAGCTAAAACCTAATCAACCGTATGATTTCACCCCGCCAACCAATCCGAAATATGAGTATGTGGGTTACAAGAAAAGCACGACAGGTAAACCGCCAAGCGGAGATATTTTGCCGGGGATTGTACCTGGGTTTACCTATGACGGTTCTTTTGAACAGTTTACCGCTTACTTGTATTACAAAGAAGCTCAGGGCTGTCCGAAGCCTGGAGAAAGCCAAGAGGGAGCGCCCTCAAATTGCCAAGATAATGAACAGCCAACGAAAGGTGTTGTCTGCTCCCGTCCCGTTCCAGGTCTGCGCTTGGAAACTGCCGAGTTGGACCCAGTAGTATCTGCCGTGATCAAAGCGGACCAGCGTGGTCGGGAACGATTTGACGTATCCAAAGGTATTCCTACCTCTGAAAGCCTGTACGGTCATGTGCAAGCCAAGAGATACCTTTTTCAACATAAGTTTGTGAACATGACGGGTCAGTGTACATATACGGTGAACGTAAAACGGGAATATCGGTTGACCTGGCGGCCTAAGAAAAAATCTCGCCGGAATGAGACGGTGAAGCGAACTTATACTTACCAAATCGTCCGTCCGTACTCCTATTGGAAAATAGACAATTTGGAGGTATATGGTATCAAAGAGGCTACGCTCCGAAACTATGCGTTACCCAATGAAGCAATCACCCTGCGTCCGCAATCCTATACTCCCCCTTCTTATATTGCGGCGACCCAGGGTAACTTTTATCCGCTCCCTGCACCAGGGACAGTGGATGGAGGTAGTCGTAGCAAAAACGGCGGCAGCAGCAAGCCCAGTGTGCCTGATGATCGCAGTGTACTGAAATCTAAGGCAGAGGAGGCAGTTAAGGAAATCGAAGTGGAGAACGATACTTTGACCTTTGAAAACAAGATCATTATGAATCCAGAGCGCGTCAAGGTAAATGGCCCTAAACCAGGTGTGATTCCCTCTTCCGGAGCAATTGGGGCTGATGTGCTGTACAGTCCGAATCATGTGATTGATAAGCATAAGATGAATAAGCCCAACACGCCCAGCAGTGGTGACATCACTTACGCTATTCTCAAAGGAAATATCAATGGAGGTGCGGATAAAACGTTGCCGATACAGGGGATCAATACAGTGACTGTCCACACTCCCGTAGTGAATCTGTCTACAGTGTCGGATGATGCTGCTCATAATCAGAAAACCCAACCTACGAAGGGACGATCCGCACTTATTTTGGAGCGTCCTTTCCGAGTCACGATTTCGACAGCAGGTCCGCATTTGAATATTCCCGGCTATGGTGATCGGGAGTATGCCAAATATGTACGAACCAAGCAGGTGCGCTTTCCATTCGATGTGTACGACAAAGGAAAGACGCATTTTTATCCGCGAGGTACCTGGATCGACATTCCGGTACTACAGCTGGACACAGACTTTTATTTGCCCGTATGGGTCGATGAAGGCAATTATACAGTCGAGTTCCGCACCATTGCCGAAAATGCACCGGATGGATTCACCGAGCAGCACCATGCCAACACAAATCTCGCTCATCATGTTGCCAATGATGTGGTGAATATTGAGGTCATCGGACGGATGTATGATTTTCATATCACGGATATTGCAGATTACCATTGGGAGCGTGTATTTCGACTGCAAAAAGGAAGCCCACTGCATAGTGGCCTGTCCTATTGGACAGGGCTTGGCAATATTGACGGGTTGCCTAGAGGGAACCCGGAGCCCTTCACATTGCCCATTCGCCCCGGCAGTCATCCATTTGAAGGTTACGCAAATGTGGCGGTCAAGACAGGCTATCATTTCAAGTTTGACCTCAAAACCAAAGGCAATATGTTCAGCGCCCGGGATGGAATTCGCATTACCCCTTCATTTTATTGGGTGAGCAAAAATGGGCGACAGCGGGAAGAGGTAGATCTGTATACACATGCAGGCAGTCAAAAATTTATCCGTGTAGGATCGGCGGAGGACCGGGAGAAGCGATATGTTATTTTGAATGAACGACTACGCAATGTCCCTATGGAGGAAATGCAGAATACAGCAGCCTACCAATATCAACATGGACTGAGTGAAGCAGAGCGGAGTCAGTTAACGCTGGAACGTTATGTGGCGCTGTATGCCCAGCGTATCACACGCAGCAAGACCTGGGTTGGACGCTACGACTGGCTGGTGCTGCCTGCGGCTGTACGTACCTTGATCGGTCCTAAGACAGACCTGCCGGAGGGGGTGGATGCCGATCGTGCGAATGCGGCGATTCAGCGCTGGTATGGCGAGTATAGTCTGCCTGCCGATGTGTACGCGGTCACCAAAGGGACGGATTTACGTAATGTAAGCCGAGAGAGGGAGTTAAACGAACATACAGATCTATTCAAGAAGACAGGCTTTATAGTGGTTCGTTTTAATTTGGAATCGCTCCGTCAGGGGGACACCGAGCATCCACATTTGCAATATATCAATGGCCCGCTTTTGAACCAATGGCAACTGGAAGGATATCGCAGAGAGATAAAGGACCCATACGGACACACCTTTCATTTACAGGATGGGGATATAGTATTTTATCATGCAGACCAGTCTAGTCGGGACGACTTCAATTCCTTTGTCCCTCACTAA